In Corynebacterium afermentans subsp. afermentans, a genomic segment contains:
- a CDS encoding arabinosyltransferase domain-containing protein: protein MKRVQTTATVAGLIAFVLLLLVPFLPVKQTESSVSWPQNNSVASVNAPLISLAPQQLDVTVPLKAIDELRDGQSLLLGTLPEGSPKASDRGFFVTSPDGGLVVSSLNEVLLQLTPAQVAKLPDDAQLKATLTHDSTTVEVPGTEYSEDEDYRPQLTGIYTELEDEQQLIDAGLSANVDINSRFTSQPTLVKTLAMVLGLISALISLAALRKMDRPAPRLRRQGLKPLDGLVAAVLGFWHVFGANTSDDGYLLTMARVAANTDYMANYYRWYGVPEAPFGSPFYDLLALLSQVSTASMWMRLPALLAGLGTWWLLSREILPKLGPAIAQRRVAHWTAALVFLAFWLPYNNGTRPEPIIAFGLMATWALFERAMETDRLVPAAWGTVVAALTLACGPTGLAAVGVFLISLPWVLGTIGRRKATLANVAPFMGAGMAVMAPVFKDQTLATVLEATAVRSEVGPAMSWFEEWSRYSVLFEQTVDGSLARRFPMFVLLMCIGLTLWWLARGGERTKTAQRMMLIIGFSTFFLMFTPTKWTHHFGIYAGLGAAIAAYGSVVLSRIALQSKRNRSFATAAVLFLLALTLAGWNGWWYVSSYAVPWWDRTPQLKAVEFNTIVLAIALVVFVVGVVQSMRPPKPVDASRWAGVMSAPIAVAAALIVALSCLTFVKSFISQAPDYSVGMGNVRTFAGEHCAQGADVLLEEDTNDAFLSPIDGVPLGRSLDSGDNYGFHPDGVPAFIASENADTSDSSNQQVQDDDTADVDPGSDEAQSTSRVNTQGNRPRSMRGVNGSTVRLPFGLDYTRVPVLGTFEDEPTQSAELETSWFDLPSASEERPLLVASVAGRIEHHDINGIEQEGSEVELQYGRKTDGGVQKLGAVEMLDQGPTPQWRNLRYPIADLPEDANVVRLVAKDSSLAEKDWVAVTPLRNPKLVELNTMFDSETPGLLDWTVAFQYPCQRPFYHHAGVDEIPEYRIMPDAPGKAKLSGFMDFLGGGSLAPVEAVNTSYEVPGYLKGDWQRDWGSVAKYTRRTNSAGDVPALAQVDIAETTRWGLYTPGPMKVRDPEE, encoded by the coding sequence GTGAAAAGAGTCCAGACCACCGCGACTGTCGCGGGTTTGATCGCGTTTGTCCTGCTGTTGCTCGTACCGTTTCTGCCGGTCAAGCAGACGGAATCTTCCGTGTCGTGGCCGCAGAATAACTCGGTGGCGTCCGTCAACGCCCCGCTGATTTCGCTGGCGCCGCAACAGCTCGATGTCACCGTTCCACTGAAAGCTATCGACGAGCTCCGCGACGGCCAGTCGCTGCTTCTGGGCACCCTGCCCGAAGGCTCCCCGAAGGCCAGCGACCGCGGCTTCTTTGTCACCTCGCCCGACGGCGGCCTGGTGGTCAGCTCCCTCAATGAGGTGCTGCTGCAGCTGACCCCGGCGCAGGTGGCGAAGCTGCCGGACGATGCACAGCTCAAGGCCACCCTCACCCACGACTCCACCACCGTGGAGGTCCCGGGAACCGAATACTCCGAGGATGAGGATTACCGCCCGCAGCTCACCGGCATCTACACCGAGCTCGAAGATGAGCAGCAGCTTATCGACGCAGGCCTGTCCGCCAACGTGGACATCAACTCCCGCTTCACCTCCCAGCCGACGCTGGTGAAGACGCTGGCGATGGTGCTCGGCCTGATCAGCGCCCTGATCTCCCTGGCCGCGCTACGGAAGATGGACCGCCCCGCGCCGCGTTTGCGCCGCCAGGGGCTCAAGCCTCTCGACGGCCTCGTGGCCGCCGTCCTCGGCTTCTGGCACGTCTTCGGCGCCAACACCTCCGACGACGGCTACCTGCTCACCATGGCCCGCGTGGCCGCCAACACGGACTACATGGCCAACTACTACCGCTGGTACGGCGTGCCGGAGGCCCCGTTTGGCTCCCCGTTCTACGATCTGCTCGCGCTGCTGTCGCAGGTGAGCACGGCGTCGATGTGGATGCGCCTGCCGGCGCTGCTGGCGGGCCTGGGCACGTGGTGGCTGCTCTCCCGCGAGATCCTGCCGAAGCTCGGCCCCGCTATCGCGCAAAGAAGGGTCGCCCACTGGACGGCGGCGCTGGTGTTCCTGGCGTTCTGGCTGCCGTACAACAACGGCACCCGCCCGGAGCCGATCATCGCCTTCGGCCTGATGGCCACGTGGGCGCTGTTCGAGCGCGCCATGGAAACCGACCGCCTGGTCCCCGCCGCGTGGGGCACCGTCGTGGCGGCGCTGACTCTGGCGTGCGGCCCGACCGGTTTGGCGGCAGTCGGCGTGTTCCTGATTTCTTTGCCCTGGGTGTTGGGGACCATTGGGCGTCGAAAGGCAACGCTTGCGAACGTCGCGCCGTTTATGGGCGCGGGCATGGCTGTGATGGCGCCGGTGTTCAAGGACCAGACGCTGGCCACCGTGTTGGAGGCGACCGCGGTGCGCTCCGAGGTGGGCCCCGCAATGAGCTGGTTTGAGGAGTGGAGCCGCTACTCCGTGCTGTTCGAGCAGACGGTGGACGGCTCGCTGGCGCGCCGCTTCCCCATGTTTGTGCTCTTGATGTGCATCGGCCTGACCCTGTGGTGGCTCGCCCGCGGCGGCGAAAGGACCAAGACCGCACAGCGGATGATGCTGATCATCGGCTTTTCCACCTTCTTCCTCATGTTCACGCCGACGAAGTGGACGCACCACTTCGGCATCTACGCCGGTCTTGGCGCCGCGATCGCGGCCTACGGCTCGGTGGTGCTCTCGCGGATCGCATTGCAGTCCAAGCGCAACCGCTCCTTTGCCACGGCCGCGGTGCTGTTCCTGCTGGCCCTGACGCTGGCGGGCTGGAACGGCTGGTGGTACGTGTCCTCCTACGCGGTGCCGTGGTGGGACCGCACTCCGCAGCTGAAGGCCGTGGAGTTCAACACCATTGTGTTGGCCATCGCGCTTGTGGTGTTCGTGGTGGGCGTGGTGCAGTCCATGCGCCCGCCGAAGCCTGTGGACGCCTCCCGCTGGGCCGGTGTGATGTCCGCCCCCATCGCCGTTGCGGCGGCGCTGATTGTGGCGTTGTCCTGCCTGACGTTTGTGAAGTCCTTCATCTCCCAGGCGCCGGACTACTCCGTGGGCATGGGCAACGTGCGCACCTTCGCGGGCGAGCACTGCGCCCAGGGCGCGGACGTGCTGTTGGAGGAGGACACCAACGACGCATTCCTTTCGCCTATCGACGGCGTCCCGCTCGGCCGCTCTCTAGATTCCGGCGACAACTACGGGTTCCACCCCGACGGAGTTCCTGCCTTCATCGCGTCTGAAAACGCCGACACCTCTGATTCGAGCAACCAGCAGGTGCAGGACGACGACACCGCCGACGTGGACCCGGGCTCCGACGAGGCGCAGTCCACCTCGCGCGTGAACACGCAGGGCAACCGCCCGCGTTCCATGCGCGGTGTGAACGGCTCGACGGTGCGCCTGCCGTTCGGCCTGGACTACACCCGCGTGCCGGTGCTGGGCACCTTCGAGGACGAGCCGACGCAGTCTGCCGAGCTGGAGACCTCCTGGTTCGACCTGCCGTCCGCCTCCGAGGAGCGCCCGCTGCTGGTGGCGTCCGTGGCCGGCCGCATCGAGCACCACGACATCAACGGCATCGAGCAAGAGGGCAGCGAGGTGGAGCTGCAGTACGGCCGGAAAACAGATGGCGGCGTGCAGAAGCTCGGCGCGGTGGAGATGCTGGACCAGGGCCCGACCCCGCAGTGGCGCAACCTGCGCTACCCAATCGCAGACTTGCCCGAGGACGCCAACGTGGTGCGCCTGGTGGCCAAGGACTCATCCCTGGCGGAGAAGGACTGGGTGGCGGTGACCCCGCTGCGCAACCCGAAGCTGGTGGAGCTGAACACCATGTTCGACTCGGAGACCCCGGGGCTTTTGGACTGGACCGTGGCGTTCCAATACCCCTGCCAGCGCCCCTTCTACCACCACGCGGGCGTAGACGAGATCCCGGAGTACCGCATCATGCCGGACGCCCCGGGCAAGGCAAAGCTGTCCGGCTTCATGGACTTCCTCGGCGGCGGCTCGCTCGCCCCGGTGGAGGCCGTGAACACCTCCTACGAGGTACCGGGCTACCTCAAGGGCGACTGGCAGCGCGACTGGGGCTCTGTGGCCAAGTACACACGCCGCACCAACTCCGCCGGCGACGTGCCTGCGCTGGCGCAGGTGGACATTGCTGAAACCACCCGGTGGGGCCTGTACACTCCTGGTCCGATGAAGGTGCGCGACCCGGAGGAATAA